The Geotalea uraniireducens Rf4 genome window below encodes:
- a CDS encoding glycosyltransferase family 4 protein, whose amino-acid sequence MVADPAVKRRMEETYLAGMRNIVTSPAGDEMLKGCSAGFDAYIPNGIDFSIYKLARGVDSAERLLIGFPTRPEHFKGTEDALRALEIVRSNIGSDLEVWSFGGKCPDYMPDWVAYHERPSDTELCDLYNRSRIFIVPSHYEGWGLPGAEAMACGSALLSTDNVGVRAYAEHGKTALLSQPMDPTSLADNVLRLLRDEALRLQLAWEGHRHIQQFTWERAVTALDSFLRGCR is encoded by the coding sequence ATGGTTGCTGACCCAGCTGTAAAGCGACGCATGGAGGAGACTTATCTGGCAGGAATGCGCAACATTGTTACCTCGCCTGCTGGTGATGAAATGCTGAAAGGCTGTAGCGCCGGTTTTGACGCCTATATTCCAAACGGGATAGACTTCAGTATCTACAAGCTGGCGCGGGGTGTCGATAGTGCCGAGCGGCTACTGATCGGATTTCCCACTCGGCCGGAGCACTTCAAGGGGACCGAAGATGCTCTCAGAGCTTTGGAAATCGTTCGTTCCAACATCGGCTCTGACCTTGAGGTGTGGTCGTTTGGCGGGAAATGTCCCGATTACATGCCTGATTGGGTCGCGTACCATGAGCGTCCTTCCGACACGGAGCTATGCGACCTTTACAACCGATCACGGATCTTTATCGTGCCTTCACACTATGAGGGATGGGGATTGCCTGGTGCTGAAGCCATGGCATGCGGCTCGGCGCTGTTATCAACCGATAATGTGGGGGTTCGGGCATATGCCGAACATGGGAAAACGGCATTGCTGTCTCAACCCATGGATCCGACCAGCCTTGCAGATAACGTCCTGCGTCTGCTGCGGGATGAGGCATTGCGGCTGCAACTGGCCTGGGAAGGGCATCGCCACATCCAGCAGTTTACTTGGGAGCGGGCGGTAACTGCACTGGATAGTTTTCTCCGGGGATGCCGATAG
- a CDS encoding glycosyltransferase family 2 protein — MAYTRGVSIVIPTYNGIRLLEENLPPLFAALDEWSGSHEVIVVDDCSIDETVGMLRELFPRVKLLQNVRNEGFSRTCNKGMREASYPVTICLNNDVRVTSGFVAPLLAHFDDPSIFAVTPNILAEREGRNQGIVYGLYGKGFIKGGFAALDERCGVRENLYAIGACVAYDMIKFRALGGYAEIYTPYLFEDVDISYRAWKRGWRSIYEPGATVYHYSSATIGKTKKRQKRTIYFRNRFLFHWINLTDPSFIFLNAVHTFLRLAFCFLWFDFTYYAALRSAMARVRDVARMRRSVLDNLLLSDQAILRRTEKVVPVEGARGEFSKGITS, encoded by the coding sequence ATGGCTTATACGCGAGGCGTCAGCATCGTCATTCCCACATATAACGGCATACGCCTCCTTGAAGAAAACCTTCCCCCTTTATTTGCCGCTCTGGACGAATGGAGTGGCTCTCATGAAGTAATCGTTGTCGATGACTGCAGCATTGACGAGACTGTCGGCATGTTAAGAGAGCTATTTCCGCGTGTAAAGCTGCTGCAAAATGTACGGAATGAGGGGTTCTCGCGCACCTGCAACAAAGGGATGCGAGAGGCGAGCTATCCTGTGACAATTTGTCTTAACAATGACGTGCGGGTTACTTCTGGTTTTGTAGCGCCGCTTTTGGCGCACTTCGACGATCCGTCGATCTTTGCCGTTACCCCCAACATCCTGGCGGAGCGAGAGGGGCGGAATCAAGGTATTGTCTATGGCCTGTACGGGAAAGGGTTTATCAAGGGCGGCTTTGCCGCTTTGGATGAACGGTGCGGAGTGCGGGAAAACCTGTACGCCATCGGTGCCTGTGTCGCCTACGACATGATCAAGTTCCGGGCGCTCGGAGGGTATGCGGAAATCTACACACCCTATCTGTTTGAAGACGTTGATATTTCTTATCGTGCCTGGAAACGCGGTTGGCGAAGCATCTACGAACCGGGGGCGACGGTTTATCATTATTCAAGCGCCACTATCGGCAAGACGAAAAAAAGGCAGAAACGCACGATATATTTTCGTAACCGTTTCCTTTTTCATTGGATCAATCTGACCGATCCCTCCTTTATTTTCTTGAATGCTGTGCATACGTTCCTGCGGCTGGCGTTCTGTTTCCTCTGGTTTGATTTTACCTACTATGCCGCTTTGAGGAGTGCCATGGCTCGGGTCAGAGATGTTGCAAGGATGCGCAGGAGCGTGCTTGATAATTTACTGTTGAGTGATCAGGCTATTTTGCGCAGAACGGAAAAGGTTGTTCCTGTGGAGGGGGCGAGAGGAGAGTTTTCAAAAGGGATAACATCATGA
- a CDS encoding glycosyltransferase family 4 protein — protein MKILLVNNDKGWGGGQEQLKSLSIQLAARGFSPHFLCSANSPSAHNFSSMGFPVWDLWARSKFILEPILDTAALLRRERFDIVMVTREHDLLRTVLAWKLAFPFGSRGKLIMCYHTATARKQFFLGAADAVVCVSSFIRDRLLAGNPRIASPITILPNGIPVSGEPSAEKFAVGRQRRFFHGTGFPLIGMVGAFFKNQRELIEIIPLLRREFPSIKVALVGDDADPGLTGPIKEKAKQLGVADSVIFTGKVPHERLADVYFDLDLSASTFRNEGFGLVHLESMAAGTPVVAYNEGGQVDIFKGNDAGVLVEGGVVEFAAAVAGLLRDNERRFAMGHEGFNLVRSSFSLATMGRGYLDFFAEVMSS, from the coding sequence ATGAAGATATTGCTTGTCAACAATGATAAGGGATGGGGTGGTGGCCAGGAGCAGCTTAAGTCTCTGTCGATCCAACTGGCCGCACGTGGGTTTTCCCCTCACTTCCTCTGCAGCGCGAACTCGCCTTCCGCTCATAACTTTTCATCCATGGGATTTCCGGTTTGGGATTTGTGGGCGCGCAGCAAGTTTATCCTGGAGCCGATCCTTGACACTGCCGCACTGTTACGGCGGGAGAGGTTCGACATTGTCATGGTGACCAGGGAGCATGACCTGCTCCGTACCGTGCTTGCCTGGAAGCTGGCTTTTCCGTTCGGGAGTCGGGGCAAGCTGATAATGTGTTACCATACCGCGACTGCACGGAAGCAGTTCTTTCTCGGCGCTGCGGACGCGGTGGTCTGCGTTTCCTCGTTCATCCGCGACAGGCTCCTTGCGGGCAACCCCCGCATTGCTTCACCGATCACCATACTGCCGAACGGCATACCCGTGTCGGGAGAACCTTCGGCTGAAAAATTCGCCGTCGGGCGGCAGCGCCGGTTTTTCCATGGAACAGGTTTTCCCCTGATCGGCATGGTGGGGGCGTTCTTCAAGAACCAGCGAGAGCTGATCGAGATCATACCGCTCTTGAGACGGGAGTTTCCGTCTATAAAGGTGGCTTTGGTTGGGGATGACGCTGATCCCGGCCTGACCGGGCCCATCAAGGAGAAGGCAAAGCAGCTCGGGGTGGCGGACAGCGTTATCTTCACTGGTAAAGTCCCCCATGAACGGTTGGCTGATGTCTATTTCGACCTTGACCTTTCGGCCAGCACCTTCCGCAACGAGGGGTTCGGGCTGGTCCACTTGGAAAGCATGGCAGCTGGAACGCCTGTAGTCGCCTATAATGAGGGGGGGCAGGTTGATATTTTTAAAGGCAATGACGCTGGAGTGCTTGTCGAGGGGGGAGTGGTAGAGTTTGCTGCTGCAGTGGCTGGCCTGCTGCGTGACAATGAGAGGCGCTTTGCCATGGGGCATGAGGGATTTAATCTGGTGCGTTCCTCTTTTTCTTTGGCAACGATGGGGCGCGGCTATCTGGATTTTTTTGCTGAAGTTATGAGCTCCTGA
- a CDS encoding glycosyltransferase family 9 protein has protein sequence MSKERIAIILPNRIGDALLSLPAILCLKQLINAHAPDHYAVTLYTHVPVVDIVTAANLFDIKSVNLSAKINSWLHPADKAFFLTTTSKHFGFHAKKTYGLMLQNKKFIRYSVDMSCLNFSPESSGLPADLVTFLQERHGLPFYAVRLFGICLELGFTVDQICSSFNYSGKSLLLADEFFDWRPPVDASYLVVCMEAAYGGVRHNSDRRWQEGCYFDIAERVYRQHGCRSIFIGINTQPSLPVRDYFIDLRGKLNLKQLAQTLHASRGYVGNDTGPLHVANLVRKPSLGIYFRDDYHAPLFGDYNTVVMRPQSPQEVYPLIDRLLGS, from the coding sequence GTGTCTAAAGAGCGTATAGCGATCATACTGCCAAATCGTATCGGTGATGCCCTGTTGTCTCTGCCGGCCATTTTGTGCCTGAAGCAGCTTATTAACGCACATGCTCCGGACCATTATGCGGTCACGCTCTATACCCATGTCCCGGTGGTCGATATTGTTACGGCGGCAAACCTTTTTGACATCAAGTCGGTTAACCTTTCCGCCAAAATTAATTCATGGCTGCACCCTGCGGATAAAGCGTTTTTTTTGACCACCACCAGTAAGCATTTCGGTTTTCACGCCAAGAAAACCTATGGGTTGATGCTTCAGAACAAGAAGTTCATCCGCTATTCTGTAGATATGTCTTGCCTGAATTTTTCGCCGGAAAGTTCCGGATTGCCGGCAGATCTTGTCACATTCCTTCAGGAGAGGCATGGTTTGCCGTTCTATGCTGTCCGGCTGTTCGGCATCTGTCTGGAGCTGGGCTTCACGGTCGATCAGATCTGCTCATCGTTTAATTATTCCGGCAAAAGCCTGTTGCTGGCCGATGAATTTTTTGATTGGCGTCCACCTGTCGATGCCTCCTATCTCGTTGTCTGCATGGAAGCTGCGTACGGCGGGGTCAGGCATAATTCAGACAGGCGCTGGCAGGAAGGGTGTTATTTTGACATAGCTGAAAGGGTGTATCGCCAGCACGGCTGCAGATCGATATTCATTGGCATTAATACTCAGCCCTCCCTCCCGGTAAGAGATTATTTCATTGACCTGCGAGGGAAATTGAATCTGAAGCAGCTTGCCCAGACCCTTCATGCATCCCGCGGCTATGTGGGCAACGATACCGGGCCCTTGCATGTTGCGAATCTGGTGAGAAAGCCTTCGCTTGGCATCTATTTCAGGGACGACTATCATGCCCCCCTGTTTGGCGACTATAATACGGTCGTCATGCGCCCACAAAGTCCGCAAGAGGTATATCCCTTGATAGATAGACTTTTGGGGAGTTGA
- a CDS encoding glycosyltransferase family 2 protein: MKVSVIVPTFNRPQALRLCLMSLAGQSRLPDEVLIADDGSGEETRRTIEAFGHSPDCHFTLKHIWQENVGFRKPKIINETVRNATGDYLVFIDGDCMAHPDFVRSHLLSAEPKVMLGGKRVEVGQLLSEYALREQQLVSRLSIRLLLDSFAHNSRKVEEAVRIKNPLLRKLLRKDQISDDGIWGCNFSVRKDQFYAINGCDEDFRDGSVEDNDLGIRVLNSGGKLKSVRFLAIVFHLWHKASWSTGNEIYQHNMQILEKRKAFRQPCCVNGIQ; this comes from the coding sequence ATGAAAGTATCAGTCATCGTACCTACCTTTAACCGGCCGCAAGCCCTCCGCCTCTGCCTTATGAGTCTGGCGGGGCAGAGCCGGCTGCCTGACGAAGTCCTCATTGCCGACGATGGGAGTGGCGAAGAAACGCGTCGGACTATCGAAGCTTTTGGCCATTCCCCGGACTGTCATTTCACGCTCAAGCATATCTGGCAGGAGAACGTCGGCTTTCGCAAACCGAAAATCATTAACGAAACGGTGAGAAATGCAACCGGCGATTACCTGGTCTTTATCGATGGCGATTGCATGGCCCATCCGGATTTTGTCAGATCACACCTCCTTTCCGCAGAACCCAAAGTAATGCTGGGTGGAAAAAGGGTGGAAGTCGGCCAGCTTCTTTCTGAGTATGCACTCCGTGAACAACAGCTTGTAAGCAGACTTTCAATCAGGTTGTTGCTGGATTCCTTTGCCCACAACAGCAGAAAGGTCGAAGAGGCGGTTCGGATTAAGAATCCTCTGCTGCGCAAGCTGTTGCGTAAGGATCAGATCAGCGACGATGGTATCTGGGGGTGTAACTTCAGTGTCCGTAAAGATCAATTTTATGCAATTAACGGCTGTGATGAGGATTTTCGTGACGGTTCCGTGGAGGATAACGATCTCGGCATCAGGGTCCTGAATTCCGGGGGGAAGCTGAAGTCGGTCAGGTTTCTGGCGATTGTTTTTCACCTCTGGCATAAGGCTTCATGGAGCACCGGCAATGAAATCTATCAGCATAACATGCAGATCCTGGAGAAACGGAAAGCTTTTCGACAGCCATGCTGTGTCAATGGTATCCAATAG
- a CDS encoding glycosyltransferase family 2 protein, whose amino-acid sequence MVTSNKPKITVTVRTFNEENNIRDCLESVAWADEIIVVDAQSTDDTVAIAREYTDKVIVRPWAGHIATSQFVTDQAANLWVFSIDADERVSPPLRDEILALDLDSTTHDAFDMPRFHYFMRRWIKHSGWYPDRNIRLFRKDRCHWGGYAPHDKIQVPGSLGTLKGDLFHYIYRDLAHFAATKNSYSTLTSIDHNRNGRKATLLHVTLRPLHAFMSRYFIRLGFLDGLAGFTICVMEAHCVFMKYMKLYEIQHRLMRFPDKS is encoded by the coding sequence ATGGTAACGAGCAATAAACCCAAAATAACCGTTACGGTCAGAACTTTCAACGAGGAGAATAACATTCGCGACTGCCTCGAGAGTGTCGCGTGGGCCGATGAAATCATCGTTGTCGATGCGCAGAGCACAGACGATACCGTTGCCATCGCCCGGGAGTACACCGACAAGGTAATCGTCCGGCCGTGGGCAGGCCACATAGCCACCAGCCAGTTTGTCACCGACCAGGCCGCCAACCTGTGGGTATTCAGCATCGACGCTGACGAGCGTGTTTCTCCTCCCCTGCGTGACGAGATCCTGGCCCTCGATCTGGATTCGACTACCCACGATGCCTTCGACATGCCCCGTTTCCATTATTTTATGCGGCGCTGGATTAAACACTCCGGCTGGTATCCCGACCGCAACATCCGCCTGTTCCGCAAGGATCGCTGTCACTGGGGAGGGTATGCGCCACATGACAAGATCCAGGTGCCGGGGTCGCTGGGGACGCTGAAGGGGGACCTTTTCCATTATATCTATCGTGATCTGGCGCATTTCGCTGCCACCAAGAATTCCTATTCAACCCTGACGTCAATTGACCACAATCGAAACGGCAGAAAGGCGACCCTCCTTCATGTTACGCTCCGGCCGCTTCACGCCTTCATGTCGCGCTACTTTATCCGTCTAGGCTTTCTTGACGGCCTGGCCGGCTTTACCATCTGTGTCATGGAAGCCCACTGTGTCTTCATGAAATACATGAAATTGTACGAGATCCAGCACCGTCTGATGCGTTTCCCGGATAAATCATGA
- a CDS encoding glycosyltransferase family 9 protein, which produces MVVGKKQNRILVLRYRFIGDTILTVPFLRNLRRAEPDAHIAWVVAPGSAEVVKGIPYVDELIYWDPVTIHADSQGKHRTFSDKLAFIRALRARHFSKVYVLKRSFSSAIMALLSGARERIGFNTEGRGFLLTKRVPYCSDRHEVENFLDVLKSDGVAVEDDFLEFWSTPEEEAAAVQLLSGAGANAGNGLVALHPFASIAQRGWHLENFATLAARFQEQGLTPLVLGAPCDRKTFDDARRLFGAGTVDLVGKCSLRVTMALLKDCSLFVGNDSGIMHLAAAAGIPLVALFGPQSPVKFGPWSGKAVVAYKKFACSPCRQKFFTECEPSPRMRPACVEAITVDEVFSEGMRLLNLSKEGKYGNEQ; this is translated from the coding sequence ATGGTCGTTGGTAAAAAGCAAAACAGAATCCTGGTACTCCGCTACCGTTTCATCGGCGATACCATTCTGACGGTGCCGTTTCTCAGAAACCTGCGGCGGGCCGAGCCCGATGCCCACATTGCCTGGGTTGTGGCTCCCGGTTCCGCTGAGGTGGTCAAGGGTATTCCCTATGTTGATGAGCTGATCTATTGGGATCCGGTCACCATCCATGCCGACAGCCAGGGGAAACACCGGACGTTCTCCGATAAACTCGCTTTTATCAGGGCGTTGCGGGCCAGGCACTTTTCAAAAGTTTATGTTTTGAAGCGCTCCTTTTCCAGCGCCATCATGGCCTTACTCAGCGGTGCGCGGGAAAGGATCGGCTTTAATACCGAGGGGAGGGGTTTCCTCCTGACTAAACGGGTACCGTACTGCTCTGACCGCCATGAGGTGGAGAACTTTCTCGATGTTCTGAAGTCGGATGGTGTGGCAGTGGAGGATGATTTTCTGGAGTTTTGGAGCACCCCCGAGGAAGAGGCGGCTGCCGTACAACTGCTGTCCGGTGCGGGTGCGAACGCGGGAAACGGGCTGGTGGCGCTACATCCATTTGCGTCAATAGCACAGCGTGGCTGGCACCTGGAAAACTTTGCAACACTCGCCGCGCGCTTTCAAGAACAAGGTTTAACTCCGCTGGTACTGGGCGCTCCCTGTGACAGGAAAACCTTTGACGATGCACGGCGCCTGTTCGGTGCCGGAACTGTTGATCTTGTGGGGAAGTGTTCTCTCAGGGTCACCATGGCTTTGTTGAAAGATTGTTCGCTTTTCGTCGGCAATGATAGCGGCATCATGCACCTGGCTGCCGCGGCAGGCATTCCATTGGTGGCACTGTTTGGTCCCCAGTCGCCGGTAAAATTCGGTCCATGGAGCGGCAAAGCCGTTGTCGCCTATAAAAAATTCGCCTGCTCCCCGTGCCGGCAGAAATTTTTTACCGAGTGCGAGCCGTCTCCGCGCATGAGACCCGCTTGCGTCGAGGCGATTACGGTGGACGAGGTTTTCAGTGAAGGTATGCGACTGTTGAATTTGAGCAAAGAAGGTAAGTATGGTAACGAGCAATAA
- a CDS encoding Trm112 family protein, protein MALSQELLDILACPKCKGELRLLADDAGLLCETCRLRFPIRDGIPVMLVDEAEQIG, encoded by the coding sequence ATGGCATTATCACAGGAATTACTTGATATTCTTGCCTGTCCCAAATGCAAAGGCGAACTGAGACTTCTGGCAGACGATGCGGGGCTTTTGTGCGAAACCTGCCGGTTAAGATTTCCGATCAGGGACGGGATACCGGTAATGCTGGTGGATGAGGCGGAACAGATCGGTTGA
- the lpxK gene encoding tetraacyldisaccharide 4'-kinase, which translates to MADLETYFKELVDGRRKAVADRLLLAFLTPFSLVYALLMRLRRATYASGLFPVRRLGKPVISVGNIVAGGTGKTPTVATLARLLMARGKRVAVLSRGYGGSLAGEIRIVSDGKTLQATAEEAGDEPYLLAASIPRLMVVVGADRYRAGRLAEDRLNPDIFILDDGFQHLRLHRDLNILLLDSRSPFGNGRTFPAGLLREPKSALQRADIVIFTRCVEGDPPKAGVAIDKPICRASHVLTGVVPLPGGQAQPFAHLAGKKGLAFAGIADPAAFFDAMEKEGLSIIATLAFADHAGYGEDEIAAICRLKEASRASYIVTTEKDAVKLASYLDRLGPIYAAVLEVRFLDEGVVVAQLEKLLYK; encoded by the coding sequence ATGGCTGATCTGGAGACATATTTCAAGGAGCTTGTGGACGGCAGGCGAAAAGCTGTAGCGGATCGGCTCCTGCTGGCTTTTTTGACTCCCTTTTCCCTGGTTTACGCGCTGCTCATGCGCCTGCGCCGGGCAACCTATGCATCGGGGCTTTTTCCCGTCCGTCGCCTGGGGAAGCCGGTTATTTCGGTGGGGAATATCGTTGCCGGCGGGACCGGCAAGACGCCGACGGTGGCAACGCTGGCGCGCCTTCTCATGGCGCGGGGGAAAAGGGTGGCGGTTCTCTCACGTGGCTATGGCGGGTCGCTTGCCGGTGAGATACGCATCGTTTCGGACGGGAAGACCCTTCAGGCAACAGCCGAAGAAGCGGGTGACGAACCGTATTTGCTGGCTGCGTCCATTCCCCGTCTCATGGTGGTCGTCGGCGCCGACCGTTACCGTGCCGGGAGGCTGGCGGAAGATCGCCTCAACCCCGACATATTCATCCTCGATGACGGTTTTCAGCACCTTCGCCTGCACCGCGACCTGAACATACTGCTCCTCGACAGCAGATCGCCTTTCGGCAACGGCCGGACCTTCCCCGCCGGCCTGTTGCGGGAACCGAAGTCAGCGTTGCAACGGGCAGACATCGTCATCTTTACCCGCTGTGTTGAGGGTGATCCCCCGAAGGCGGGAGTCGCGATCGACAAGCCCATCTGTCGCGCCTCCCATGTCTTGACCGGGGTTGTTCCTTTGCCGGGCGGTCAAGCGCAACCCTTTGCACATCTTGCGGGCAAGAAGGGCTTGGCCTTTGCCGGCATTGCCGACCCAGCGGCTTTTTTTGACGCGATGGAGAAAGAAGGGCTGTCCATTATCGCCACCCTTGCCTTTGCCGACCATGCCGGGTATGGCGAGGACGAGATTGCTGCTATTTGCCGCCTCAAAGAGGCTTCCCGCGCTTCATATATCGTTACCACGGAAAAAGATGCGGTAAAACTCGCGTCCTACCTGGACAGGCTGGGTCCTATTTATGCCGCGGTGCTTGAGGTGAGGTTTCTCGATGAGGGTGTGGTTGTGGCGCAGCTCGAAAAACTGCTTTATAAGTAA
- a CDS encoding 3-deoxy-D-manno-octulosonic acid transferase: protein MINLFYNLLALISIIFVVPYHLYRSITRGRPTAFAQRFGFIAASDLAKLAGSDVIWVHAVSVGETVAAIPLIKALRKRYPHSKLVISNVTETGRQVAGKIAGIDLCLYFPFDYPFAVNRVLRKVRPSLILVMETELWPNFIRAARRLAIPMLLVNGRISDKSFHRYLRLRWFFQPILRNLAALCMQSAEDARRITAIGAPAESVHITRNLKYDIAVPAQTGQDRAELRNRYRIPADILLFTAGSTHNGEEEMVIKAYTAVLAGGRNAIMVLAPRHPERAAQVAELLGRAGFPYTRRSALDARQEPFSSGEVLLLDTVGELLNVYAVSDLVFVGGSLVPNGGHNVLEPASLRVPVLFGPHMNNFKEIAALLIEFGAGVRVADGGELTAMLGSLLDDEAKRQEMGNNGARLLAENSGSTERHMAVIEQFLGSGIMGQGSSAAQLNQK from the coding sequence ATGATAAATTTATTCTATAATCTACTGGCACTGATTTCCATCATCTTTGTCGTTCCTTACCACCTTTACCGTTCCATAACCCGGGGACGGCCGACTGCTTTTGCCCAACGTTTCGGTTTCATTGCTGCATCCGATCTGGCAAAACTCGCGGGAAGCGATGTGATCTGGGTGCATGCGGTATCCGTCGGCGAGACCGTCGCCGCCATCCCCCTCATCAAGGCGTTGCGCAAGCGCTATCCCCACAGCAAGCTGGTGATTTCCAATGTCACCGAAACCGGCCGGCAGGTTGCCGGCAAAATCGCCGGGATCGACCTCTGCCTCTACTTCCCCTTCGACTACCCCTTCGCCGTCAACAGGGTGTTGCGCAAGGTGAGACCGTCCTTGATCCTCGTCATGGAAACAGAGCTATGGCCCAATTTTATCCGGGCTGCCAGGCGGTTAGCGATTCCGATGCTGCTGGTGAACGGCCGCATTTCCGATAAATCCTTCCACCGCTATCTGCGCTTGCGCTGGTTCTTCCAGCCGATCTTGCGCAATCTTGCTGCCCTCTGCATGCAGAGTGCCGAGGACGCCCGACGGATAACCGCGATCGGCGCGCCTGCCGAGAGTGTGCATATTACCCGCAACTTGAAATATGACATTGCCGTCCCGGCGCAAACAGGGCAGGATAGGGCGGAACTGAGAAATCGTTACCGGATTCCTGCCGACATCCTCCTCTTTACCGCAGGCAGCACCCACAACGGTGAAGAAGAGATGGTAATCAAGGCGTACACGGCTGTTCTCGCCGGGGGGCGAAACGCGATCATGGTCCTGGCCCCCCGTCATCCCGAGAGGGCAGCTCAGGTCGCCGAGCTGCTCGGCCGAGCCGGTTTTCCCTACACCCGGCGTTCCGCCCTCGATGCGCGACAGGAGCCGTTTTCTTCCGGTGAAGTCCTTTTGCTCGACACCGTCGGAGAGTTATTGAATGTCTATGCCGTTTCCGACCTGGTCTTTGTCGGCGGCAGCCTCGTGCCGAACGGCGGCCACAACGTCCTGGAGCCCGCTTCACTGCGCGTGCCGGTCCTGTTCGGTCCGCACATGAACAACTTCAAGGAGATTGCCGCACTGCTCATCGAGTTCGGAGCAGGTGTCCGGGTTGCCGATGGCGGGGAGCTTACGGCAATGCTCGGTTCCCTGCTCGATGACGAGGCAAAGCGCCAGGAAATGGGAAACAACGGGGCTCGGCTCCTGGCAGAGAACAGCGGCTCGACAGAGCGGCACATGGCGGTTATCGAGCAATTCCTGGGATCAGGGATCATGGGTCAGGGATCAAGCGCCGCACAGTTAAATCAGAAATAA
- a CDS encoding lysophospholipid acyltransferase family protein, translated as MSKPDKVKVKSDVAMMKKLRWLLEVALFLIVSFSIALIPKRIALGAGKRLGRFLFRILKRRRSIAIANITAALPFMTRQEGWIPTSDTPEEIARKTFENLGMSLVEIFKVYHGFGRSIVESVEFRGIEHFEKAKARQRGIAFIGGHCGNWELMALASGARFRNVSVVARRQNNIYLHNVMEKIRIKFGNRVIYKSGALKAMISEFRQNRIVGVLIDQAVSPDDGYRVGFLGRDVWTIRMPSLIARKTGVALLPVFIHREGTGHVITIFPEILPNLEKDGDEGGREDVARLTAAIEQYIVRHPTEWYWIHRRWKNSPQP; from the coding sequence ATGAGCAAACCCGATAAGGTAAAAGTGAAGAGTGACGTTGCCATGATGAAAAAGCTGCGTTGGTTACTGGAAGTGGCGCTGTTTCTCATCGTTTCTTTCTCGATCGCGCTGATTCCCAAAAGAATCGCCCTGGGTGCGGGGAAAAGGCTTGGGCGATTCCTCTTTCGTATCCTGAAGAGGAGACGGTCTATTGCCATTGCCAACATTACCGCTGCACTGCCGTTTATGACGCGCCAGGAAGGCTGGATTCCGACCAGCGACACTCCGGAGGAGATTGCGAGGAAAACCTTTGAAAACCTGGGCATGTCCCTTGTGGAGATATTCAAGGTCTACCACGGTTTTGGTCGAAGCATAGTCGAATCGGTAGAATTCCGCGGTATTGAGCACTTTGAAAAAGCTAAGGCCAGGCAGAGAGGTATTGCTTTTATCGGTGGTCATTGCGGCAACTGGGAATTAATGGCGCTTGCCTCAGGAGCTCGTTTCCGTAATGTCTCAGTGGTTGCCAGGCGGCAAAATAACATCTATCTGCACAATGTGATGGAAAAGATCCGTATAAAGTTCGGTAATCGGGTCATCTACAAGAGTGGCGCCCTCAAGGCGATGATCAGTGAATTTCGCCAAAACCGCATTGTTGGTGTGCTGATCGACCAGGCGGTCTCGCCGGATGATGGATACCGGGTCGGATTTCTCGGGCGGGATGTCTGGACCATAAGGATGCCCTCGCTTATCGCCCGGAAGACCGGCGTGGCACTCCTTCCGGTATTTATCCACCGTGAGGGTACTGGTCACGTCATAACCATATTTCCTGAAATTCTCCCCAACCTGGAAAAGGATGGGGACGAAGGTGGGCGTGAGGACGTGGCACGCTTGACCGCAGCCATCGAACAATATATCGTGCGTCATCCGACCGAATGGTACTGGATACACAGACGGTGGAAAAACAGCCCCCAGCCTTGA